The Nitrospirales bacterium genome includes a window with the following:
- a CDS encoding acetylornithine transaminase: protein MLTEEIQQITNQYVMNTYDRLPLSIVRGQGSQVYDAEGRAYLDCVGGIAVNSLGYGHPDLINSLERQIRRLLHTSNLFYTEPQAQLARRLVNHSFAEKVFFANSGAEANEAAIKLARKYSHDHFGPERSEIVTMVNSFHGRTLATLSATGQTKVQQGFWPLLEGFTSIPFNDLSALEAAISERTAAVMLEPVLGEGGVVVAEAEYLKAVRELCTSRNILLIFDEIQTGIGRTGSLFAYEHFDIQPDIMTLAKGLGGGLPIGACLATQDVSQAFSHGTHGSTFGGNPLACSAALQVLNILLEGGELNRCRERGEYLHNGLRALMDQFPVINEVRGLGLLQGIELSIEGKPIVMDCLARRVIINCTMGRVLRFVPPLVITQSEIDSLLSTLSDVLAKYS, encoded by the coding sequence ATGCTTACTGAAGAAATTCAACAGATCACCAACCAGTACGTGATGAACACGTATGACCGGCTTCCGTTATCGATCGTTCGAGGACAGGGAAGTCAGGTGTACGATGCAGAGGGACGCGCGTATTTGGATTGCGTAGGAGGCATCGCCGTCAATTCCTTAGGATATGGCCACCCTGACTTGATTAACAGCTTAGAACGACAAATTCGTCGCCTGCTTCACACCTCCAATCTTTTTTACACAGAACCACAGGCCCAACTCGCACGCAGACTGGTCAACCATTCATTCGCCGAAAAAGTATTCTTCGCGAACAGCGGCGCAGAAGCGAATGAAGCTGCGATAAAATTGGCCAGAAAATACTCGCACGATCATTTTGGACCTGAACGCTCAGAAATAGTGACCATGGTCAACTCCTTTCATGGTCGTACGTTAGCCACATTGAGCGCAACGGGACAGACCAAAGTCCAACAAGGATTTTGGCCACTTCTTGAGGGTTTCACATCGATCCCATTCAATGACCTTTCAGCCCTTGAGGCCGCCATTTCGGAACGGACCGCCGCCGTCATGCTGGAGCCTGTGTTGGGGGAAGGTGGAGTCGTCGTGGCCGAGGCGGAGTATCTCAAGGCTGTGCGAGAACTCTGTACGTCGCGAAATATTCTCTTGATTTTCGACGAGATTCAAACCGGAATTGGACGTACGGGCTCGCTTTTCGCCTATGAACACTTTGACATACAGCCCGATATCATGACATTGGCCAAAGGATTAGGCGGCGGACTCCCGATCGGAGCCTGTTTGGCCACCCAGGATGTTTCACAGGCTTTCAGTCACGGAACTCACGGCTCGACTTTCGGCGGAAACCCCCTGGCCTGTTCAGCCGCGCTGCAAGTACTCAACATTCTCCTTGAAGGCGGAGAGCTGAACCGCTGTCGAGAACGCGGGGAATATCTTCATAACGGATTACGAGCCTTAATGGACCAGTTTCCTGTCATCAATGAAGTTCGAGGGCTTGGACTGTTACAGGGGATTGAACTCTCGATCGAGGGCAAGCCCATTGTCATGGATTGTCTGGCACGCCGTGTCATCATCAATTGCACGATGGGCCGCGTGCTTCGATTCGTTCCACCGCTGGTCATTACGCAATCGGAGATCGACTCCTTGCTGTCCACACTGTCGGATGTGCTCGCAAAATATTCGTAA
- a CDS encoding universal stress protein codes for MYKTIYIPVDNSDHSNKAVDLGVKLAKTFGSKIVGSHVYAAKMHDKRFKQMEAGLPEEYHDEKELDRQRQIHDSLITRGLQIITDSYLDYVDQQCGEANIPLERRSLEGRNWKVLAEDIGTNGYDLTIMGALGVGAVKDSVVGSNTERVVRRVRNSDMLIIKDLKESENGKIVVAVDGSHYSFGGLKTALALGKALNKPVEAISAFDPYFHYAAFHSISGVLNEEAGKVFRFKEQEKLHEEVIDSGLAKIYQSHLDVSRDVAQEEGADIKTTLLDGKAFEKVIQYVRKEQPWLLIVGRIGVHSDDDMDIGSNAENLLRSAPCNILISNKKFVPPIDTQAEYTIAWTEEALKRMEKIPVFARGVAKTAIHRYAIEKGHTIISDSVIDAAVGDILPKGAMDAMRALGGNLDAAGIDRDKMQADDSVANDLMGSTLSGMMTQIVEEKPVDNGSSKAASNPNQNYLDRMSRTYYVCNGCGYIGKGDPAPVKCPVCAADGAQFKEVDKAIFDAAAKAEGELETHLAYDDVPMQWTKDAKEAIRAVPAGFQRRRAKARIEKSARKLGMTTITLEYAAPTIQEAAAEDYTPIFANKTPNSGESTMTQESGTNDQPSDSSPYTWEPAATERLERAPAGFMRDCTRALIIKHAEKLGTTVITIDVANEGIEQAKQTMEEAMKTGNVKDIIANLTGSGEQSQAPSGAGQHG; via the coding sequence ATGTATAAAACCATATATATTCCTGTTGATAATTCTGACCATTCGAATAAGGCAGTCGATTTAGGCGTCAAGCTGGCTAAAACGTTTGGCTCTAAAATTGTCGGGAGTCATGTGTATGCGGCGAAAATGCATGATAAACGTTTTAAGCAGATGGAGGCTGGCCTTCCTGAAGAATATCATGATGAAAAAGAACTTGACCGTCAGCGACAAATCCATGATTCGTTGATCACTCGTGGTCTCCAGATTATCACGGATTCCTACTTGGACTATGTTGATCAACAATGTGGTGAGGCCAATATACCTCTAGAACGCCGCTCTCTGGAAGGTCGCAACTGGAAGGTTTTGGCTGAAGACATAGGGACGAATGGTTATGATTTGACCATTATGGGAGCTTTGGGAGTTGGCGCTGTTAAAGATTCTGTCGTTGGCAGCAATACCGAACGTGTTGTTCGTCGTGTCCGTAACTCCGACATGTTGATTATTAAAGACCTGAAAGAATCAGAGAACGGAAAAATTGTCGTGGCCGTTGATGGTAGTCACTATTCTTTCGGAGGACTCAAGACCGCTTTAGCATTGGGCAAGGCCTTAAACAAGCCGGTCGAAGCTATCTCGGCCTTTGATCCGTACTTTCATTATGCTGCTTTCCACAGCATATCGGGTGTGTTGAACGAAGAAGCGGGAAAAGTCTTCAGGTTCAAGGAGCAAGAAAAACTCCATGAAGAAGTCATTGATAGTGGCTTGGCAAAGATTTATCAGTCTCATCTTGATGTTTCACGCGATGTGGCGCAAGAAGAAGGGGCGGATATTAAGACGACGTTACTCGATGGAAAAGCCTTTGAAAAGGTCATTCAGTATGTTCGGAAAGAACAGCCGTGGTTGCTCATCGTGGGGCGCATCGGTGTCCACAGTGACGATGATATGGACATCGGGAGCAATGCCGAAAACCTGCTTCGATCGGCTCCGTGCAATATTTTGATTTCCAATAAAAAATTCGTGCCTCCGATCGACACCCAGGCAGAATATACGATTGCGTGGACAGAAGAGGCTCTCAAACGGATGGAGAAAATTCCTGTTTTTGCCAGGGGCGTAGCGAAAACCGCTATTCACCGGTATGCCATCGAGAAAGGCCATACCATCATCAGCGATTCGGTTATTGATGCTGCGGTCGGTGATATTCTTCCTAAGGGCGCGATGGATGCGATGAGAGCTCTCGGTGGGAATCTTGACGCTGCGGGAATTGATCGAGACAAAATGCAAGCGGATGATTCCGTTGCCAACGACCTGATGGGATCAACTCTCAGCGGGATGATGACTCAAATCGTCGAGGAAAAACCCGTTGATAACGGTTCAAGCAAAGCGGCCAGCAATCCTAACCAGAATTACCTCGATCGGATGTCTCGAACCTACTATGTGTGCAATGGGTGTGGATACATCGGAAAGGGTGATCCGGCTCCGGTCAAATGTCCTGTCTGTGCTGCGGATGGGGCCCAATTTAAAGAGGTTGACAAAGCGATTTTTGACGCAGCGGCCAAGGCTGAAGGGGAGCTTGAAACTCATCTGGCCTATGATGATGTCCCGATGCAGTGGACAAAGGACGCGAAAGAAGCCATTCGCGCTGTTCCCGCGGGATTTCAGCGACGACGGGCTAAAGCGAGGATTGAAAAATCTGCGAGAAAGCTGGGTATGACCACGATTACCTTGGAATATGCGGCTCCCACGATTCAAGAAGCTGCGGCAGAAGACTATACGCCAATTTTTGCTAATAAAACACCAAACAGTGGGGAATCGACCATGACACAAGAAAGTGGGACGAACGATCAACCATCGGATTCCTCCCCGTATACGTGGGAGCCGGCTGCCACTGAACGTTTGGAGCGTGCGCCTGCCGGCTTTATGCGAGACTGTACTCGCGCCCTCATTATCAAACACGCCGAAAAGCTCGGCACGACGGTCATTACTATTGATGTGGCCAATGAGGGAATCGAGCAGGCCAAACAGACGATGGAAGAAGCGATGAAAACCGGCAACGTGAAAGACATCATCGCGAATTTGACTGGTTCAGGAGAACAGTCTCAGGCTCCATCGGGAGCTGGGCAACATGGGTAA
- the argF gene encoding ornithine carbamoyltransferase — protein MSPTTKTRPSQRSVKDLLTIASLSAQHISTLIKHARTLQKKRRAGRMPRPLLGKTLGLIFEKPSTRTRVSFEAGMNQLGGQSLFLESEKIQLSRGESLADTAQVLSRYVHGLVVRTFDQATLEEWATHATIPVINGLTDQCHPCQILADLFTIIEKKKRLKGLKLAYVGDGNNVTHSLLEAGALVGMHVSVGCPSGYEPDQKIVEWSMREAAKHHATIDVTPDPIEAVKNADVLYTDVWISMGQEREQKRRLKALSPYQLNERLLNQAKPDAIVMHCLPAHRGEEISTEVLDGPQSVVLEQAENRLDMQNAILIDWLAR, from the coding sequence ATGAGCCCAACAACCAAAACACGGCCGTCTCAACGATCAGTGAAAGATCTTCTCACCATCGCAAGTCTTTCCGCACAGCATATCTCCACTCTGATCAAACATGCCCGGACATTGCAAAAAAAACGCCGCGCCGGACGTATGCCGCGCCCGCTGCTTGGCAAGACCCTTGGGTTAATCTTTGAAAAGCCCTCGACCCGAACACGTGTGTCGTTTGAAGCGGGAATGAATCAGTTGGGCGGCCAGTCTTTGTTCTTAGAGTCGGAAAAAATTCAACTCAGCCGGGGAGAAAGCTTGGCGGACACCGCCCAAGTCCTGTCGCGATATGTTCATGGCCTGGTAGTCCGGACATTCGATCAAGCCACGCTTGAAGAGTGGGCCACACATGCCACCATCCCGGTGATTAACGGGCTAACCGACCAGTGCCATCCCTGTCAGATCCTGGCTGATTTATTCACGATCATCGAGAAAAAGAAACGCTTAAAGGGGTTAAAGCTCGCGTATGTTGGCGATGGGAATAATGTCACCCATTCGCTGCTAGAGGCTGGCGCCCTTGTAGGCATGCACGTAAGCGTTGGATGTCCGTCGGGCTATGAACCCGATCAAAAAATCGTGGAATGGTCCATGCGAGAAGCGGCAAAACATCATGCCACGATCGACGTTACTCCAGACCCGATCGAAGCGGTCAAAAATGCGGATGTTCTCTACACCGATGTCTGGATCAGCATGGGGCAGGAACGCGAACAGAAACGACGGCTCAAAGCTCTTTCCCCCTACCAGTTAAATGAGCGGCTCTTGAACCAAGCCAAGCCCGATGCCATCGTCATGCACTGCCTTCCTGCACACCGTGGAGAGGAAATTTCCACCGAGGTACTCGACGGTCCGCAATCTGTGG
- a CDS encoding acyl-CoA desaturase has translation MNTETREFDYLTTILFSSIVLMTIIGLPVFIYYYDFSWVDWTMFVILYIFTGLGITVGYHRLFSHRSFKCTKFVEMMMLIAGGMALQNSALKWASDHIRHHARCDEDDDPYNAKLGFWWSHCGWLFWKDKDPSRFEKYKTRLRNNPLVMWQHNNYIAIVLAGLVLPFIVGFLYNGWIGGLSCFLLAGVARTFFVLNSTFFINSICHLWGSQTHGTSDSSRDSWIVSLLTFGEGYHNYHHMYQSDYRNGPQWYNFDPSKWLIWLLSKLGLAYDLRRQSASS, from the coding sequence ATGAATACAGAAACGAGAGAATTCGACTACCTCACGACTATACTGTTCTCATCTATTGTCCTCATGACGATCATCGGACTACCAGTCTTTATCTATTACTACGATTTTTCCTGGGTGGACTGGACGATGTTTGTGATCTTGTACATATTTACGGGACTCGGCATTACGGTGGGTTACCATCGGCTCTTCTCTCACCGAAGCTTTAAATGTACGAAATTCGTGGAGATGATGATGTTGATTGCGGGCGGAATGGCCTTGCAAAATTCCGCATTAAAGTGGGCATCCGACCACATCCGTCACCATGCCCGATGCGATGAAGATGACGATCCCTACAATGCCAAACTTGGATTCTGGTGGAGTCATTGCGGATGGCTGTTCTGGAAGGATAAGGATCCGTCGCGGTTTGAAAAATATAAGACAAGACTGAGAAACAACCCTCTCGTCATGTGGCAACACAACAATTACATCGCGATTGTCCTTGCCGGACTGGTCTTACCGTTTATCGTTGGATTTCTCTACAACGGATGGATTGGCGGGCTGAGCTGTTTTCTCCTTGCCGGAGTGGCACGCACGTTTTTCGTGTTGAACTCGACGTTTTTCATCAACTCGATCTGTCACCTTTGGGGGAGTCAAACGCATGGGACTTCAGACTCGAGCCGCGATAGCTGGATCGTCTCGCTCCTCACATTCGGAGAAGGCTACCATAATTATCATCACATGTATCAGAGTGACTATCGAAACGGCCCGCAATGGTACAATTTTGACCCTTCCAAGTGGCTCATCTGGCTCTTGAGCAAACTCGGCCTGGCCTACGACCTCAGACGGCAGTCAGCTTCGTCCTGA
- the metK gene encoding methionine adenosyltransferase, translated as MRRSNYLFTSESVTEGHPDKIADQISDGILDAIIKKDKNCRVACETILTTGLAFVAGEISTKAYVEIPDIIRETIKGVGYSDATWGFDHRTCSVLTAIDAQSGDIAMGVDTGGAGDQGLMFGYATNETSELMPMPIVLAHRLTRRLAEVRKKNILPWVRPDGKAQVTVEYKNGKPVRIDTIVVSTQHSDSVTSKKIEKDIREKVIAPVMPKKLFNPRAVTFHINPTGRFVTGGPMGDTGLTGRKIIVDTYGGVGSHGGGAFSGKDPSKVDRSASYMARYIAKNIIAAKLADKCEVQLAYAIGVPDPVSVLVDTKGTEKTGVERIEKLVRKHFPLNPRGIIDHLKLRRPIYKPTAAYGHFGRNEPGFTWEKTDKATLLRREAGI; from the coding sequence ATGAGACGATCTAACTATCTATTTACTTCTGAGTCTGTCACAGAAGGACATCCCGATAAGATTGCCGATCAAATTTCTGATGGCATCTTGGACGCGATTATTAAAAAGGATAAAAATTGTCGAGTCGCCTGTGAAACGATTCTGACCACCGGATTGGCTTTCGTCGCTGGAGAAATTTCAACCAAGGCCTATGTGGAGATTCCAGATATCATACGAGAAACCATTAAAGGTGTCGGGTACTCTGATGCCACCTGGGGGTTTGATCATCGAACATGCTCTGTCCTGACAGCCATCGACGCCCAATCCGGGGATATCGCGATGGGAGTGGATACGGGAGGAGCCGGAGACCAAGGGTTGATGTTCGGGTACGCCACCAATGAGACGTCTGAACTCATGCCCATGCCTATCGTATTGGCCCATCGCCTTACGCGTCGACTGGCTGAAGTCCGGAAGAAAAATATTCTTCCTTGGGTGAGGCCTGACGGGAAAGCCCAGGTCACTGTTGAATACAAAAACGGGAAGCCCGTTAGAATCGATACAATCGTGGTATCGACCCAGCACAGCGACTCTGTCACATCCAAAAAGATTGAGAAGGATATTCGGGAGAAAGTGATTGCCCCGGTCATGCCAAAAAAGCTCTTTAACCCCAGGGCCGTAACCTTTCACATCAACCCGACTGGACGTTTTGTGACCGGCGGTCCGATGGGTGATACGGGACTGACGGGCCGCAAGATCATCGTCGACACTTACGGAGGTGTCGGCAGCCATGGGGGAGGAGCTTTTTCTGGAAAAGATCCGAGTAAAGTCGATCGATCAGCCTCCTATATGGCGCGGTATATCGCCAAGAACATCATCGCCGCCAAACTGGCCGATAAGTGTGAAGTGCAACTCGCCTATGCTATCGGCGTCCCTGACCCAGTTTCCGTGTTGGTCGATACAAAGGGAACCGAAAAGACTGGGGTTGAGCGCATCGAAAAACTCGTCCGCAAACATTTCCCGCTTAATCCCCGTGGGATCATTGATCATTTGAAATTACGTCGTCCGATTTACAAGCCCACAGCCGCCTATGGGCATTTCGGTCGCAACGAGCCAGGGTTTACCTGGGAGAAAACCGACAAAGCTACCTTGCTGCGGCGAGAGGCTGGAATATAG
- the ahcY gene encoding adenosylhomocysteinase, which translates to MSTAATLDQKVTDYKVADITLADWGRKELEIAETEMPALMALREKYRGSQPLKGAKILGCIHMTIQTGVLIETLIELGAEVRWSSCNIFSTQDHAAAAIAARGIPVYAWKGETAEEYDWCIEQTILKDGQPWDANMVLDDGGDLTLMLHEKYPAMLDRIHGITEETTTGVHRLQDMLKKGTLKVPAINVNDSVTKSKNDNKYGCRHSLNDAIKRGTDHLLAGKKALVIGYGDVGKGSALSLRQEGMIVKISEIDPICAMQACMDGFEVVSPYVDGINTGKVENINTILLSNTDLVVTTTGNFNVCDSAMLQMLKGGAVVCNIGHFDNEIDTAYMRKHWEWEEVKPQVHKVYRNRATNDYVILLSEGRLVNLGNATGHPSRIMDGSFSNQVLAQIYLYERKYADHVEPETPTVQVLPKILDEEVAAHMVRGFGGVITKLTQTQADYINVPVEGPYKEDTYKY; encoded by the coding sequence ATGAGTACTGCAGCCACACTGGACCAAAAAGTTACGGATTATAAAGTTGCCGATATCACCCTCGCAGACTGGGGGCGTAAAGAGCTCGAAATTGCCGAAACTGAAATGCCTGCATTGATGGCATTACGAGAAAAGTATCGAGGGTCCCAACCCTTAAAGGGCGCCAAAATCCTTGGCTGTATCCATATGACGATCCAAACTGGCGTATTGATTGAAACACTGATCGAACTTGGTGCAGAAGTTCGGTGGTCCTCGTGTAATATCTTTTCAACCCAAGATCATGCCGCTGCCGCTATCGCCGCACGCGGTATTCCCGTCTACGCATGGAAGGGTGAGACGGCAGAAGAGTATGACTGGTGCATCGAGCAAACCATCTTAAAAGATGGGCAGCCCTGGGATGCCAATATGGTACTGGACGATGGCGGAGACTTAACGCTCATGCTCCATGAAAAATATCCGGCCATGCTCGATCGCATTCATGGCATCACGGAAGAAACCACCACCGGAGTCCATCGCCTTCAAGACATGTTGAAGAAAGGCACCTTGAAAGTCCCAGCCATTAACGTGAACGACTCTGTAACCAAGTCAAAAAATGACAATAAATACGGTTGTCGTCACAGTTTAAACGATGCCATCAAACGGGGAACCGATCACTTGCTGGCTGGCAAGAAAGCACTCGTCATCGGCTATGGAGACGTGGGAAAGGGTTCCGCTCTCTCTCTTCGACAGGAAGGCATGATCGTCAAAATTTCAGAAATTGACCCCATCTGTGCGATGCAGGCCTGTATGGATGGGTTCGAGGTCGTCTCTCCTTACGTGGACGGAATCAATACCGGCAAAGTCGAGAATATCAATACCATTCTACTCAGCAATACGGACCTGGTCGTCACCACGACAGGAAACTTTAATGTCTGTGATTCGGCCATGCTTCAGATGCTTAAGGGTGGAGCCGTTGTCTGTAATATTGGCCACTTTGATAATGAAATCGATACCGCCTACATGCGAAAACATTGGGAATGGGAAGAAGTGAAACCTCAAGTGCACAAAGTCTACCGCAATCGAGCGACCAACGATTATGTCATTCTCCTCTCGGAAGGTCGGCTCGTCAATCTGGGGAACGCGACGGGTCATCCGTCACGCATCATGGACGGCTCGTTTTCCAATCAGGTCCTCGCCCAAATTTACCTGTACGAAAGAAAATACGCCGACCACGTTGAGCCTGAAACTCCGACCGTTCAAGTACTCCCCAAGATTTTAGACGAAGAGGTGGCAGCGCATATGGTGCGTGGGTTTGGAGGCGTCATCACCAAACTGACCCAAACTCAGGCGGACTACATCAATGTACCAGTAGAAGGACCCTATAAAGAAGATACCTACAAATACTAA